One segment of Pontibacter akesuensis DNA contains the following:
- a CDS encoding GlcG/HbpS family heme-binding protein — translation MNLSLKQAQAAVQAAIEKSNELGLKMNIALVDAGANLTAFARMDGAWLGSVDIAMKKARTARYFDMNTGQIGELSQPGGSLFNIEHSNGGLITFPGGIPIKGADGEVIGAIGVSGSTVENDHTVAQAGVDAANQ, via the coding sequence ATGAACCTATCTCTGAAACAAGCTCAGGCTGCAGTGCAGGCAGCAATTGAAAAATCAAACGAACTGGGCCTTAAAATGAACATTGCACTGGTAGATGCGGGCGCCAACCTAACCGCTTTTGCCCGAATGGACGGTGCCTGGCTTGGTTCCGTGGACATTGCCATGAAGAAAGCCAGAACGGCCCGCTACTTCGACATGAACACCGGTCAGATCGGGGAGTTATCGCAACCGGGAGGTTCGCTATTTAACATTGAGCATTCCAACGGCGGCCTGATCACGTTTCCGGGCGGTATTCCGATCAAGGGAGCGGATGGCGAAGTGATTGGCGCTATCGGCGTTTCGGGAAGCACCGTAGAGAACGACCACACCGTGGCACAGGCGGGGGTAGACGCTGCAAATCAGTAA
- a CDS encoding PAS domain-containing protein, producing MIKAAPLPPDTLRIFETLPDPYLILSPDLTILTASEGYLKNTRHSRAALQGKTLQDALPAGMPPDAQLQVHRSLEWVLAHKQPQQPLLLSHAARQPDAAAAESYWRLFNTPVLDEAGNVQYLVLKLADVTEAILTKQQLEHLSQQQEQYDAELNAARAEADLQRHKMHHILVEAPAMICVFEGPHHVFKFVNPPYQQLVGERSIIGKPIAEAMPELAGQPIFGLLDHVYNTGETYHAHEMKVQLDHENSGAIGHNYYNFTYQALRDIHNNIDSILVFAYEVTAQVEARQKVEQREQALQLSNEQLTAANEEIQAANEQLTEVQQALQELNKRLEKRVADRMRQLEMAKAEIELQRNRLQQLFMEAPAPIVILDGPELTYQLVNPAYQQIFPGRDLLGKPLLKALPELEGTPLLDILANVYNTGQTYQAQEFPLMLARHEGAPPEEIFWNFTYQARRNELGEVDGAMVFAHDVTEQVKSRQVVEQRADSLRLITDALPVLIGYLDKDEKYRFANKAYESWFNMDPKQLLGRPVREVVGEAAYQGVKTYIDRALAGERLDFESRMPYREDFVKHIRTSYVPDIQQGKVEGFFTLVNDVTEQKLVLQKIEKSEREAKALADKLLAANAELSRSNKAFQKLTKQQQQQVELVENSNDFISLASPSGRGVYLNQAGLELVGLTAAQVKQVKITDYFHEDDKAAAEASLLPALKENGRWTGERNLRHFQTGADIPVHYNSFSIKDPETGEILGLAAIAIDISERKKQETELQQLSDQLAATNMELSATNEQLTRTNIDLDNFIYTASHDLKAPIFNIEGLVRVLLNSLPAEALAGEGLESVPAMIEESIQRFKSTIEHLTEVTKLQKENNQGTELVDLEEVIGNIKLDLKPQLEAANATLHVDVADCPNIRFSKKNLRSVVYNLISNAIKYHAPDRALQIEISCRQETNYAVLAVKDNGLGIDLTNSRKLFTMFGRLHDHVEGSGVGLYMVKRIIENADGKINVESKLGEGSTFTVSLKN from the coding sequence ATGATAAAAGCTGCTCCGTTGCCGCCAGATACACTTAGAATTTTTGAGACTCTCCCTGATCCATACCTGATCCTTTCCCCCGATCTCACGATTCTTACGGCAAGTGAGGGATACCTGAAGAACACCCGCCATAGCCGTGCCGCGCTGCAGGGGAAAACACTACAGGATGCCTTGCCGGCCGGTATGCCACCGGATGCCCAGCTTCAGGTACATCGGTCTCTGGAGTGGGTGCTTGCGCACAAACAGCCGCAACAGCCACTACTACTAAGCCACGCCGCCCGGCAGCCGGATGCAGCCGCAGCAGAAAGCTACTGGCGCCTCTTCAACACGCCTGTGTTGGATGAAGCGGGAAACGTGCAATACCTTGTTCTGAAGCTTGCGGATGTAACGGAAGCTATACTTACAAAGCAGCAGTTAGAGCACCTAAGCCAACAGCAGGAACAGTATGACGCTGAACTGAATGCTGCCCGGGCAGAAGCGGATCTGCAGCGGCATAAAATGCACCATATCCTGGTGGAGGCGCCGGCGATGATCTGCGTTTTTGAGGGACCACACCATGTGTTCAAATTTGTCAACCCGCCTTACCAACAGTTGGTGGGCGAGCGATCCATTATAGGAAAGCCTATTGCCGAGGCTATGCCGGAGCTGGCGGGACAGCCTATTTTTGGGCTACTGGACCATGTGTACAATACCGGCGAAACCTATCATGCGCACGAGATGAAGGTGCAGCTCGACCACGAAAATTCGGGAGCCATCGGCCATAACTACTACAACTTCACGTACCAGGCGCTCCGGGATATCCATAACAACATCGACAGTATTCTGGTGTTTGCCTATGAGGTGACGGCGCAGGTGGAGGCCCGGCAGAAGGTGGAGCAGCGGGAACAAGCCCTGCAGCTATCAAACGAACAGCTTACAGCGGCTAACGAAGAAATTCAGGCTGCCAACGAACAGCTGACCGAAGTGCAACAGGCGCTCCAGGAGCTTAACAAGCGGCTTGAAAAACGTGTCGCAGACAGAATGCGCCAGTTAGAAATGGCCAAAGCCGAAATAGAGCTGCAGCGCAACCGCCTGCAGCAGTTGTTTATGGAAGCCCCTGCCCCTATCGTTATCCTGGATGGCCCGGAGCTCACATACCAACTGGTAAACCCAGCCTACCAACAGATTTTTCCGGGAAGGGATTTATTGGGCAAGCCATTGCTAAAGGCGCTTCCCGAGTTGGAAGGCACGCCTCTCCTTGATATCCTTGCTAATGTATATAATACCGGACAGACTTATCAGGCACAGGAGTTTCCCCTGATGCTGGCCCGCCACGAGGGTGCTCCGCCTGAGGAAATATTCTGGAATTTCACGTACCAGGCGCGTCGAAACGAACTAGGAGAAGTAGATGGCGCAATGGTTTTCGCCCACGACGTAACAGAGCAGGTAAAGTCACGGCAGGTGGTGGAGCAGCGCGCTGACAGCCTCCGCCTCATTACGGATGCCCTGCCTGTGCTGATCGGCTACCTGGACAAAGACGAGAAGTACCGCTTTGCAAATAAGGCTTATGAGTCATGGTTTAACATGGACCCAAAACAGCTGCTGGGGCGTCCTGTTCGCGAGGTGGTCGGCGAGGCGGCATACCAGGGTGTTAAAACCTATATTGACCGCGCACTTGCCGGGGAGCGGCTTGATTTTGAAAGCAGGATGCCGTACCGCGAAGATTTTGTAAAGCACATCCGCACCAGTTATGTGCCCGACATCCAGCAGGGCAAGGTAGAAGGATTTTTCACGCTCGTAAACGACGTGACGGAACAAAAGCTGGTACTGCAGAAAATAGAGAAAAGCGAAAGAGAGGCCAAAGCGCTAGCCGACAAACTCCTTGCCGCCAATGCAGAACTTTCCCGCTCCAACAAAGCATTCCAGAAACTTACCAAGCAGCAGCAGCAACAGGTAGAACTGGTGGAAAACAGCAATGACTTCATAAGCTTGGCTTCTCCCTCAGGACGCGGGGTATACCTGAACCAGGCCGGGCTTGAGTTGGTAGGGCTCACTGCCGCACAGGTGAAGCAGGTAAAAATTACGGACTACTTTCATGAGGATGACAAAGCGGCTGCAGAAGCGTCTTTGTTACCCGCGCTAAAGGAAAATGGCCGCTGGACCGGTGAAAGAAATCTGAGGCATTTCCAGACAGGTGCAGACATTCCGGTGCATTACAACAGCTTTTCCATCAAGGACCCTGAAACCGGGGAGATACTTGGTTTGGCAGCTATCGCAATCGATATTTCCGAACGGAAAAAACAGGAGACGGAACTGCAGCAACTGTCGGATCAACTCGCGGCCACCAACATGGAGCTAAGTGCAACCAATGAGCAGCTCACGCGCACCAATATTGACTTAGATAACTTTATCTATACGGCTTCACATGACCTGAAGGCTCCTATTTTCAACATTGAAGGCCTGGTGCGGGTGCTCCTAAACTCACTTCCAGCCGAGGCATTGGCTGGTGAGGGGTTGGAGAGTGTACCGGCCATGATTGAAGAATCCATCCAGCGGTTTAAAAGCACTATCGAGCACCTGACGGAGGTAACGAAACTGCAGAAGGAAAATAACCAGGGCACCGAATTGGTTGACCTGGAGGAGGTGATTGGCAACATAAAACTTGACCTAAAGCCACAACTCGAAGCTGCCAATGCCACGCTGCACGTTGATGTAGCGGACTGCCCAAACATCCGCTTCTCTAAGAAGAACCTGCGCTCGGTGGTTTACAACCTTATTTCAAATGCCATCA